The window TTTCAAATGGTCTGCAGTTTCCCTTGGCTCTGTCTCCAGGCTTTAGACATGACCGGGAGACATTGGTCAAGCGCAGATCATttcaaagagagagagcattccACTTGgctgttttgcacatgcattgcCCGTGTGACAGAGATGGGAGAGGGAGAGCTCCCTGAACTGGTCTCACTCTACTTCAAATTATCCACCAGTGCTGATTCAAGGGCGCAATGGAAAAGAGTTTACACATTTACAGTTATTCGTCTTCACTCACCTTAAGCCACTTGTCTACACACTTGGCGTGGAACTCGTGATTACAGGGTAAGACCCTTAGGAGCTGGCGAGACTCAAAGTCACACATACATACCACACACCTGTAAGACAAAGCAAGGTTGGTACCATTTAAAACAGCACGCTGAATTAAAATCATACTACCTCGGACCTACAGCCAACCACAGAACACATTCCTCACAACACAGATGCTTTAAAAGGCAGACAGGTACTCACAGTGTTTGCTCAGATTGATGGTTGTTGGAGTTGAACCTGTATGAGGGAAGCTGTTCTATATCTGCCTTAGTTAGGCCGCGGGGCTTGGCCTCTCCGAGACGTTCTGCAAGGTTTAACAGGGCCTAAAGGAAAGGTTTAGAGGACAATGTTCACAATGAAAACAGGATTGTCTCCGGTTCAGGTCAAGTCTTTAACCCTCCTGCTgcctttgggtcaaatttgacccctttccaaaaagtttctatatcagaaaaatgggtttctttcaaacaaattttccaaaaaagtaacgtggatgctTCCAACagcgctcctcacaagttaaataaataatcagttcactactttcaatgaatttgtgtgttttttgtcaattttatagcatttggagaaaagaaaagaacttATAATCAAgaaatattataaaacagaagtatatcaaagaaaagtaacaaaaatgtagaaaaaaaaaaagaaaaagtgagaaatgtaaaacaataaattaaaaaaaccttcAAAAATTTTgggacacaaaaaacacaaaaatttcaaaaggctcagaaaatgtgacaaaaacatcgggggAGAGACACAAACGGGTCGAACCATAACCttgataaaaaggttttttccATTCACATTTTgactcaaaaaaacaaaaatttcgGGAAGACAACCCGAGGGTTAAAGAGTATGAGGAACAAATGGTTTACTTAATGAAGTGAAACTGAGAGGGAGTGAGTGAATATCAGTGTGATGTACATATTAGGGCTGACAGAAGAAGTTCCCTAAAAAACCTAAATGAAATCCTATACTGTATCATGTGTTAACATTACTATTGAGTGAATGTTAAGCAGTAGTTCGTCCTACCTCATAGTTCTCCACCTCTCCATCTTCCACATCCAGCTCTAGATTAATAGTGGGGGCCACATTCGGGGGAACGGGAAGCATCGAGCTGTATGTGGTTGAAGACACAATTTAGTATACTGCATACGTCACTGAGGCATACTCGAATCATAAACTCGGAAGGAAGTGAAAAATACTTACAGGAAGTAAGGCAGGAAGCTGGGGTGGTAGGGCGATGGGGGCACAGCCTGCGGAGAGCGGTAACGCCGGCTTGTGAATCGGCGAGGCATAAAGTGGGGATAGGGCTGTGAAGGATGGGACAGAgaaagtaaatatatatttattcaacCGAGCGTGAAGGCTTTTTTTTCATGATCATATATTATAATCCAAATTAAAGCCCCACCGATTTATCGACAATTGACCTCACTATcagtattggcatttataaagGCCgataaaagaatatttaaaaaataaataaaaatggacgaAACACCCTTTAGCCATGCTCTGAGCATTGATGtgacatagtttgtccaccagaggacgctctacaacgtccctgttggcaacactattgagtttttgttgttaatgtgtttttgatcaaaggactttaagtttcatatcatAAGTTTCTATTTCATATtctcagaactttaatatatttagaTTTTCCTCTGTTCTGTCGTATTTacgtttttaaatatttaagtatttttaaactgcattatcatattattttagtgaggactcataaataactacaaataatatGTTagggacattttttatttttatttatatatggtACATTGGCTGATATATATCACCAAATATCTGTATCaatattggccttaaaaatccatCTGGCTCTAGTCACAaagaaatgatgatgatgatgtcacgGGTAATGAATGTACTCACCACTGTAAAGAGCTCCTGCGACAGGGGGTCATGGTGCGAGAGGAACTGGAGGGGTGTGGAGGGCGGCAGGGCGGAGggaggctggtggtggtggtggtggtggtggtggtgggcgTAGCTGAAGCCTCCACCAACTGAAAGCTGCTCTCCCAGAAGCTCAACTTCATTCTCAATCCTCTGTAAGGGCTGAGAAGAAACACACTACATCATCCATTACGGCAAATGGTTACCAGCTTCATGGTCGAACACTGATGTTGACAAGTAGGTTTGAAGGACATTTTAGCTTAATCAGGATGGCAGATCTCTCATTAGAATACTATTATTTACAGGTAGAAGACACCCCTCTGTTACATgactaaaaaataattcaactAGGGGTTATTTATTAGTTGGTACGGTTTTTTAAGTCTAAATAACACTACTACaactttaaaaatatgaatgggTTGCTTTTTGCATGCCAAAGTCCTTGTGTTGCCATTATTATTAGCATAGATTGATGCAAGTTCATAAACAGTATCAGACAAAAGTTTGGACAAGCTTTCTCATTAAAGTGAATGGgaaagtgtgtccaaacctttgactggtactgtagacaaatatcagataAACTctataaacataaaacattaacataCCGATCGTGGCTGCTGCGTCTGAAAAGGCAGAAACTGTGTGGGTGCAGGGAGGTGGGGCGGGTGGtgagagaggtggggggggtggggaagcAGGAACTGAGGGTCACTGGACAGCAGCGAGGGAAAGGCATAGGGCACCGGCAAATGTTGCATCGAACATGCTTGTAGCATCTGGAGAAAGGGTGAATAGGAagaggagaaacagaaaaagacaaggGAAACGTTTTAAATGCGTGTTCTTCCCACGGTTGGAACTGTAATGTGACAAGTTGTGCCACACGATGGCAGCCAAGACCTGGAAGATTAACAAGACCCTTTAAACAGGCAAATGTTCAGCAGgtcttttcttactttttctcCAGTCTCCTTTGAAGCACTTTCATTTTTAACTGGTTAAGCGGTAACAGAGACTGCACAGCACAACGTGTGCATTTGTCATTAACAAGCAAACCCACACACTCCCACAAATACGGCACACTGCTGTGTTCTTCTCACCGGGTGGTAGTGCTGTCCAGTGCTGAAGACCACACTGCAGGCGGGGACTTGTTGTTGTGAAGAACAGGTAGGGGGAAGGTGCTGGCCGCTACACAACGGCGCTGCCAGACTGTGGGGAGGGACTGGGGTCACTGTGTAGGAGACTGGTACACTGGCTTGCTGCAGCTGGGGAGaaaacacaccacagacacagagacacacacagagacgcacacacaaaacattgtgaaatgcTCTATGGCTAATCTTACAGCACATTCTACAGTGCTCACTGCTCAcagtgtgaacacacacacacacacacacacacacacgcactaacTTGTTCATGTAAGTCCAGGACCATGGCcccttgctgctgctgctgcgttGCATGATGCTGTtgctgatgatgatggtgaaggTGGTGATGGTGAGCAGCCGGGTGCAGTAGTCGTGGCGACAAGGTGGGCGGGTGGAAAGCTCGGGGCTCCTCCAAGCCAGCCACCGCTCCTCCGGCTGTGGAAGGCTGACCGTAGGCgctgggtgtgtggggggggtacGTCTGGTGTGTTGCTGGATGGGTGTTGTGGTGGTAGTTTTCATCCTGGTGCTCGGATGGGGACAGGCGAGGTGCGGGGGCTTGGGTGGAGGGGTGTTGATGGTGAGGCAAGTGACGAGTGGGTCTCGAGAGACGGCCCCGCTGACGCCTTGCTGGAGGGCTAGAGGTGGGAAGAGAGGGACAGTTTTAAATTTGGGAAGCTCAGTTAACGTGCAATGGAGTTAAGTTGCAgacatcaacaaaaaaatcaacttgCCTGCGCCTGTGACGAGCAGGAGTAAGGCATCTCTCCTGGTGGTAGTGCGTGTGGGGGTGAGGTTGTCTCCGACTTGGGGGTCCTGACTCCCAGGGGCGGATGGGGGAGATGGGGTGGATGGTGGGGGTACGGATGAGGTTAGCTGTTCCAAGACCGA of the Etheostoma spectabile isolate EspeVRDwgs_2016 chromosome 2, UIUC_Espe_1.0, whole genome shotgun sequence genome contains:
- the LOC116702212 gene encoding LOW QUALITY PROTEIN: E3 ubiquitin-protein ligase RNF38-like (The sequence of the model RefSeq protein was modified relative to this genomic sequence to represent the inferred CDS: inserted 1 base in 1 codon); translation: MPIAAAGQPTTQEPRVCPRLPSTPEPVPKGADLFDEAGAAESAERTEYGGAEGGRGLGGYSYSHSGARGFVQPGSTNGSPPQSPAASSFLFHPLHPHQMAMEPPRTRSRSRSGYYQQYGGGNGNVITASGVMGSNHHHLHHHQQQQQLQPQQQHGAGCAPLGAHSNHPENQPRSPGSNASPGIQRLPSFPGAHRIPTAGASGGSYHCHPDHAYGEESDKSEESPSPKRQRLSSQSVLEQLTSSVPPPSTPSPPXRPWESGPPSRRQPHPHTHYHQERCLTPARHRRSPPARRQRGRLSRPTRHLPHHQHPSTQAPAPRLSPSEHQDENYHHNTHPATHQTYPPHTPSAYGQPSTAGGAVAGLEEPRAFHPPTLSPRLLHPAAHHHHLHHHHQQQHHATQQQQQGAMVLDLHEQLQQASVPVSYTVTPVPPHSLAAPLCSGQHLPPTCSSQQQVPACSVVFSTGQHYHPMLQACSMQHLPVPYAFPSLLSSDPQFLLPHPPHLSHHPPHLPAPTQFLPFQTQQPRSPLQRIENEVELLGEQLSVGGGFSYAHHHHHHHHHQPPSALPPSTPLQFLSHHDPLSQELFTVPYPHFMPRRFTSRRYRSPQAVPPSPYHPSFLPYFLSMLPVPPNVAPTINLELDVEDGEVENYEALLNLAERLGEAKPRGLTKADIEQLPSYRFNSNNHQSEQTLCVVCMCDFESRQLLRVLPCNHEFHAKCVDKWLKANRTCPICRADASEVQRDSE